The Merismopedia glauca CCAP 1448/3 genome window below encodes:
- a CDS encoding dynamin family protein, with the protein MNENLFNYLMTAMGVLAFEPNSQIKQDVIALGEYLQNPHFRIAVFAPFNYGKSTLLNAWLGARLLPMDLIPTTGAAIHVKYGEQIETHITLKDGTKIVKNGTNILQEYAILDNDRRMRSDVTAVEVYYPDPWLKTGVELIDLPGTDDREAQDNLVRDRLLTADLIIQVLDARKLMTLNERENLRDWLSDRGIKTVVFAINFLNLIPSEEQQEVNRRMRFVAESFRSELPNNVSNLYRVDALPALRAKLKGDSAALATNGLTTFVSAIEQITAIQQSEKSLRLPRLLAVVEPIKQALASKITTITTELTEAKEQYQAEIEVKQKAEKIIKQAFQRSLSELESWLYLPNLLSAYQSQLATALEQSKLDDWENQQLQPKLLEYQNAIAHWVNKASEFFDKKPPAELSITLPKPPEIPLPKSPNTPNKSSDVDLTPVAIATGLGWLLGGPVGAAIIGGATYLIDKNSESPVKPIVTDPELIKKAASEAAKNYLTTFSNEAFPPLKEYQQIVEKWLDFQPSLEPQNTSERYHNLQLLTTLSSNLERELEILSPKIS; encoded by the coding sequence GTGAATGAAAACCTTTTCAATTATCTAATGACAGCAATGGGAGTTTTGGCATTTGAGCCAAACTCTCAAATTAAGCAAGATGTAATTGCCCTTGGCGAGTACCTCCAAAACCCTCACTTTCGCATCGCAGTATTTGCACCTTTTAACTATGGTAAATCAACTTTACTAAATGCATGGTTAGGCGCTCGCTTATTACCGATGGATTTGATTCCTACTACTGGTGCTGCAATTCATGTTAAATATGGAGAGCAGATCGAAACTCATATTACTCTAAAAGATGGCACAAAGATCGTCAAAAATGGGACAAATATTCTGCAAGAATATGCCATTTTAGATAACGATAGAAGGATGCGATCAGACGTTACTGCTGTTGAAGTTTATTATCCCGATCCTTGGCTCAAAACTGGAGTAGAATTAATCGATCTACCAGGTACAGACGATCGCGAAGCACAAGATAACTTAGTACGCGATCGCTTACTCACCGCAGATTTAATTATTCAAGTTTTAGATGCTCGTAAATTAATGACTCTTAATGAAAGGGAAAATTTGCGAGATTGGTTGTCAGATAGAGGGATTAAAACAGTTGTTTTTGCAATTAACTTTCTCAACTTAATTCCTTCAGAAGAACAGCAAGAAGTGAATCGTCGAATGCGATTTGTAGCTGAAAGTTTTCGATCTGAATTACCAAATAACGTCAGCAATCTTTACCGAGTTGATGCTTTACCAGCATTAAGAGCTAAACTCAAAGGAGATTCAGCCGCTTTAGCAACAAATGGATTAACTACTTTTGTTAGTGCGATAGAACAAATTACCGCAATTCAGCAGTCAGAAAAAAGCCTGCGTCTTCCTCGTTTACTAGCTGTAGTCGAACCAATCAAACAAGCTTTAGCCAGCAAAATCACGACTATTACCACTGAATTAACTGAAGCTAAAGAACAGTATCAAGCAGAAATTGAAGTCAAACAAAAAGCTGAAAAAATTATCAAACAAGCCTTTCAAAGAAGCCTTTCTGAACTAGAAAGTTGGTTGTATTTGCCAAACCTATTATCAGCTTATCAATCCCAGCTAGCTACAGCTTTAGAACAAAGTAAACTAGACGATTGGGAAAATCAACAACTGCAACCCAAACTATTAGAATACCAAAACGCGATCGCACATTGGGTAAACAAAGCTAGTGAATTTTTTGACAAGAAACCTCCAGCCGAATTATCTATCACCTTACCCAAACCTCCAGAGATTCCCCTTCCCAAATCGCCAAATACCCCCAATAAATCCAGTGATGTCGATCTAACGCCAGTTGCGATCGCAACTGGATTAGGTTGGCTGTTAGGAGGACCTGTAGGTGCTGCTATAATTGGTGGTGCTACCTATTTAATTGATAAAAACTCAGAATCACCTGTCAAACCAATTGTAACCGATCCCGAACTGATTAAAAAAGCTGCTAGTGAAGCGGCTAAAAACTATTTAACTACCTTTAGTAATGAAGCTTTCCCACCTCTGAAAGAGTATCAACAAATAGTAGAGAAGTGGCTAGATTTTCAACCTAGTTTAGAACCTCAAAACACGAGCGAGCGATATCATAATTTACAGCTATTAACTACTTTATCCTCTAATTTAGAGCGAGAATTAGAGATATTATCCCCAAAAATATCCTAG
- a CDS encoding pyridoxal phosphate-dependent aminotransferase, whose amino-acid sequence MKLAARVHQITPSLTLQISAQAKSMKAEGIDVCSFTAGEPDFDTPEHIKAAAIEALQMGKTKYGPAAGEPLLREAIAKKLRQDNQLSYEASNVIVTNGGKHSLFNLMLALVEPGDEVIIPAPYWLSYPEMVTLAGGTPVILPTNAQSGYKIAPEQLQEAITSRTRLLVLNSPSNPTGVVYTPEELKAIAQVVVERDILVVSDEIYEKILYDGVEQVSIGSLGAEIFARTIISNGFAKAYSMTGWRIGYLAGAKELIDVVTAIQSHSTSNVCTFAQYGAIAALEGSQECIAKMHQSFAQRRLVMLDLLAAIPGFTGAKPNGAFYIFVNIGTTGLGSLEFCQALLKQQQVAAIPGLAFGADDHIRLSYATDLLTIEKGMARLKEFVSQML is encoded by the coding sequence ATGAAGCTAGCAGCTAGAGTCCATCAAATTACTCCTTCTTTAACCTTGCAAATTTCGGCTCAAGCCAAGAGTATGAAAGCAGAAGGAATCGATGTCTGTAGTTTTACCGCCGGAGAGCCAGATTTCGATACTCCAGAACACATTAAAGCTGCGGCGATCGAAGCTTTGCAAATGGGTAAAACTAAATATGGTCCGGCGGCTGGGGAACCTTTATTAAGGGAAGCTATAGCCAAAAAACTCCGCCAAGACAATCAACTTAGTTATGAAGCTAGTAACGTCATTGTGACTAATGGCGGGAAACATTCTCTGTTTAACTTGATGCTAGCTTTAGTCGAACCTGGAGATGAAGTAATTATTCCGGCTCCCTATTGGTTGAGTTATCCAGAAATGGTGACTTTAGCTGGAGGTACGCCCGTTATTTTACCGACTAATGCTCAAAGTGGTTACAAAATTGCTCCTGAGCAACTCCAAGAGGCGATTACTTCCCGCACCCGTTTATTAGTCCTCAATTCCCCTTCCAATCCGACTGGGGTGGTTTATACTCCAGAAGAACTCAAAGCGATCGCTCAAGTAGTTGTAGAGCGAGATATACTCGTCGTCTCTGATGAAATCTACGAGAAAATTCTTTACGATGGCGTTGAGCAAGTCAGTATCGGCTCTTTAGGAGCAGAGATTTTTGCCCGTACTATTATCAGTAATGGGTTTGCTAAGGCTTATTCTATGACTGGATGGCGGATTGGTTACTTAGCAGGCGCTAAAGAGCTAATTGATGTCGTCACGGCGATTCAAAGCCACAGTACATCTAATGTCTGTACCTTTGCTCAATATGGGGCGATCGCGGCTTTAGAAGGCTCCCAAGAGTGTATCGCCAAAATGCACCAATCTTTCGCCCAGCGCCGTCTAGTCATGTTAGATTTATTAGCGGCGATACCTGGGTTTACTGGTGCTAAACCAAATGGAGCATTCTACATATTCGTCAATATCGGGACTACAGGTTTAGGTTCTCTAGAATTTTGCCAAGCTTTACTGAAACAACAACAAGTTGCGGCAATTCCAGGTTTAGCTTTTGGCGCTGACGATCACATTCGGCTATCCTATGCTACCGATTTGCTGACTATTGAAAAAGGTATGGCTAGGCTGAAGGAATTTGTCAGTCAGATGCTTTAG
- the rimI gene encoding ribosomal protein S18-alanine N-acetyltransferase: protein MVTYLQFKPLTAADLPAVLELDQLCFSGLWTLEGYQRELASDRSHFLLLSVAHRDGLANNLSEPTTVATKIPHIEITDNLLGIGCFWSIVEESHITLLAIHPKYRRQGLGQMLLYGLLKKAWEEGLERATLEVRAGNQDAISLYAKFGFKLAGKRPRYYQDNNEDALILWRGGLQYPEFAQTLANWEIEISDRHCC from the coding sequence ATGGTGACTTATTTACAATTTAAACCTTTAACCGCAGCAGATCTTCCTGCTGTTTTAGAATTAGACCAATTGTGTTTTAGTGGTTTATGGACTTTAGAAGGCTATCAAAGAGAATTGGCTAGCGATCGCAGTCATTTCCTTTTATTATCTGTAGCTCACAGAGATGGTTTGGCAAATAATCTCTCTGAACCCACTACTGTAGCGACCAAGATTCCACATATAGAAATAACGGATAATTTGCTAGGAATAGGTTGTTTTTGGTCTATCGTTGAAGAATCCCACATCACCTTACTGGCAATTCATCCTAAGTATCGCCGTCAAGGATTGGGACAAATGTTATTGTATGGTTTGTTAAAAAAGGCATGGGAAGAAGGATTAGAAAGAGCAACTTTAGAGGTTCGTGCGGGTAATCAAGATGCTATTTCCTTATACGCAAAATTTGGTTTTAAGCTAGCAGGTAAACGTCCTCGCTACTATCAGGATAATAATGAAGATGCTTTGATTTTGTGGCGCGGAGGCTTACAATACCCAGAATTTGCTCAAACATTGGCGAATTGGGAAATAGAGATAAGCGATCGCCATTGTTGCTAA
- a CDS encoding sulfotransferase domain-containing protein: MVTKLVQQAKNLTKQIIGLEDFHYEPSLKVNPNLLTTTHIIVACFPKSGSTYLTKLLAEITGFQLGSTSQFFGQNEQDIHEYKLRKFCRDNFIVQQHLKATNNNLLILQAYQLRPIILLRNIFDAILSLQDHIEKQSHLSPTGYIHQKYFEMTKEEQLLFLIHIHLPWYFNFFVSWREASPKIDTLWLSYEELFANQPDTLSKILKFYNIDKNPAKIESAISSMTSKKTRLNVGISGRGAQMPEMHKEAVYNLARVWQLSPQDMEIIGLKEVSN, encoded by the coding sequence ATGGTGACAAAACTTGTTCAGCAAGCTAAAAATCTGACCAAACAAATAATAGGTCTAGAAGATTTTCATTACGAACCTTCTTTGAAAGTCAATCCTAATTTATTAACTACAACCCATATAATAGTTGCTTGTTTCCCTAAATCAGGATCGACGTATTTAACTAAATTGTTAGCTGAAATTACAGGATTTCAATTAGGATCTACATCTCAATTTTTTGGTCAAAATGAGCAAGATATTCATGAATACAAATTGCGTAAATTTTGTCGAGATAACTTTATTGTACAGCAACACTTAAAAGCTACAAATAATAACCTTTTAATTTTGCAAGCGTATCAACTCAGACCAATTATTTTGCTCAGAAATATTTTTGATGCGATCTTGTCTCTCCAAGATCATATCGAGAAACAAAGCCACTTATCACCAACCGGCTACATTCATCAAAAATATTTCGAGATGACTAAGGAAGAACAGCTACTATTCCTAATACATATTCATTTACCTTGGTATTTTAACTTCTTTGTATCTTGGCGAGAAGCATCACCAAAAATAGACACATTATGGCTCTCTTATGAAGAGTTATTTGCCAACCAGCCAGACACTTTAAGTAAAATCTTAAAATTCTATAATATAGACAAGAATCCTGCCAAAATTGAATCTGCTATATCTAGCATGACTAGTAAAAAAACCAGGCTAAATGTCGGTATTTCTGGAAGAGGGGCACAAATGCCAGAAATGCATAAAGAAGCCGTCTATAATCTCGCTCGCGTTTGGCAACTATCTCCTCAAGACATGGAAATAATTGGGTTGAAAGAAGTAAGTAATTAG
- the lysA gene encoding diaminopimelate decarboxylase: protein MVLTHPVGETLDTNCARQYLPQLNPHTSPNQELLPITATVNEQDDLAIGGCDVTTLVEQFGSPLYILDEDTLRTNCRLYREALQEYYPGSSQVLYASKAWSCLAVCAIAKSEGLGIDVVSGGELYTALQAGVSPDKIYFHGNNKSKAELELAIANECTIVVDNWLEIETLAQISGTKTTKVMLRVTPGIECHTHEYIRTGHLDSKFGFDPNQLDAVFSFVSQQPNLNCLGLHAHIGSQIFERQPHQDLGPVMVDWLGKASSYGLEISELNIGGGLGICYTQADDPPSIQEWVKGAATAVVNACQSQGISLPKLLCEPGRSLIGSACVTAYTVGSTKVVPEIRTYIAVDGGMSDNPRPITYQSQYRALIANKMSAPHSETVTIAGKHCESGDILIKDIQLPQIVAGDTLVVMATGAYNYSMASNYNRLPRPAAVLVKNGEANLILQRETYTDLLRQDLLPQRLNEVRSQKSEVRS from the coding sequence ATGGTATTGACTCATCCCGTAGGGGAAACCCTAGACACCAACTGTGCGCGCCAGTATTTACCACAACTAAACCCTCATACTTCCCCTAATCAAGAACTTTTACCCATTACAGCCACTGTCAATGAGCAAGATGATTTAGCTATCGGTGGTTGTGATGTGACCACCTTGGTAGAGCAATTTGGCTCACCTCTATATATTTTAGATGAAGATACCCTACGGACAAATTGTCGCCTGTATCGAGAAGCACTCCAGGAATACTATCCTGGTTCTTCTCAGGTATTGTATGCTTCTAAAGCGTGGAGTTGTCTGGCAGTTTGCGCGATCGCCAAGAGTGAAGGTTTAGGGATCGATGTAGTCTCTGGTGGCGAACTCTATACAGCTTTACAAGCAGGGGTAAGTCCCGACAAAATCTATTTTCATGGCAATAATAAATCTAAAGCAGAATTAGAGTTAGCAATTGCCAATGAATGCACCATAGTAGTAGACAACTGGCTAGAAATAGAAACCTTAGCCCAAATATCTGGAACTAAAACCACCAAAGTCATGTTGAGGGTAACACCAGGAATTGAGTGTCATACCCATGAATATATCCGCACGGGACATTTAGATAGTAAATTTGGCTTCGATCCCAATCAACTGGATGCGGTTTTCAGTTTTGTCAGTCAGCAACCCAACTTGAATTGTCTGGGTTTACACGCTCACATCGGTTCGCAGATTTTTGAACGTCAACCTCATCAAGACTTAGGTCCTGTGATGGTAGATTGGTTGGGTAAAGCTAGTAGCTATGGTTTAGAGATTTCCGAGTTAAATATTGGTGGTGGCTTGGGAATTTGCTACACTCAAGCCGACGATCCCCCCAGCATCCAAGAGTGGGTTAAAGGTGCAGCTACGGCTGTAGTTAATGCTTGTCAAAGTCAAGGAATATCCCTACCCAAATTGCTTTGCGAACCAGGGCGATCACTCATCGGTTCAGCTTGCGTCACCGCTTATACTGTCGGTAGCACCAAAGTAGTACCAGAAATCCGCACCTACATAGCAGTAGATGGGGGAATGTCTGATAATCCTCGTCCGATTACTTATCAATCTCAATATCGAGCTTTGATAGCTAATAAAATGTCTGCACCCCACAGTGAAACCGTCACCATTGCGGGCAAACACTGCGAATCAGGCGACATTTTAATCAAAGATATCCAATTACCCCAAATAGTTGCTGGAGACACCTTAGTCGTCATGGCAACAGGTGCTTATAACTACAGCATGGCTTCTAACTACAATCGCTTGCCTAGACCAGCAGCAGTCTTAGTCAAAAATGGAGAAGCTAACTTAATCTTACAGCGAGAAACTTACACAGATTTGCTGCGTCAAGACCTTTTACCACAAAGGCTAAATGAAGTCAGAAGTCAGAAGTCAGAAGTCAGAAGTTAA
- the cdaA gene encoding diadenylate cyclase CdaA — protein MRLGLMPSWTQPFILKLVDVGLVLALTYMLLLIIGERRTLWMVRGLIVLMLGAVVGKQLGLEFLSFVLDKLAIGSVLAMAVIFQADFRRFLELLGRGRITQLLSSSTQIVPNSDNVIDEIVDAVKELSQNRTGALMILETGEPIEESDFPVPGVKINAEISKELLQTIFQTSTLLHDGALLISGDRIMAAGIILPLSERTASRQLGTRHRAAMGITERLPNCICVVVSEETGSISLAEAGNLNRPLTSSKLKELLEQKFSPAVDQKVVNPGLRSLVLQLLKKGQALFRRVFRLSSSTSQKKL, from the coding sequence ATGCGTTTGGGTCTGATGCCTAGCTGGACTCAGCCGTTCATCTTGAAGTTGGTAGATGTAGGGCTGGTTTTAGCACTAACTTATATGCTTCTCCTCATTATTGGGGAGCGGCGAACTTTATGGATGGTCAGAGGATTGATCGTCTTAATGCTAGGTGCAGTAGTAGGAAAGCAGTTAGGGCTAGAATTTCTAAGCTTTGTATTAGATAAACTAGCGATTGGCTCTGTTTTGGCAATGGCAGTCATATTTCAAGCTGATTTTCGCCGTTTCCTCGAATTATTAGGTAGAGGTAGAATTACCCAACTCCTGAGTTCATCTACTCAGATAGTTCCAAATAGCGATAATGTAATTGATGAAATTGTCGATGCCGTCAAAGAACTATCCCAAAACCGGACTGGTGCTTTGATGATTTTGGAAACTGGGGAACCAATTGAAGAAAGCGATTTTCCGGTTCCAGGGGTGAAAATCAACGCAGAAATTTCCAAAGAGTTGTTACAAACAATTTTTCAGACTAGCACCTTACTGCATGATGGGGCACTATTAATTAGCGGCGATCGCATTATGGCAGCAGGGATTATTTTGCCGTTGTCAGAACGTACCGCTTCTAGACAGTTAGGCACCCGTCATCGGGCCGCAATGGGGATCACAGAACGTCTCCCTAATTGTATCTGTGTGGTAGTTTCTGAAGAAACTGGCTCCATTTCTCTAGCAGAAGCCGGAAATCTCAATCGACCCCTAACTAGCAGTAAACTCAAAGAGTTATTAGAGCAAAAATTCTCGCCTGCTGTCGATCAAAAAGTTGTCAATCCTGGCTTACGGAGTCTGGTTCTACAACTCCTCAAAAAAGGGCAAGCATTATTTCGCCGCGTTTTTCGTCTATCTTCGTCAACTTCCCAAAAGAAGCTATGA
- a CDS encoding isoprenyl transferase, which yields MTANQSTLDYLPTDLDSSRLPKHVAVIMDGNGRWAKNRGMPRIMGHRRGVDVLKDLLRCCQDWGIPALTAYAFSTENWGRPIEEVDFLMTLFERVLRRELEEMRQKDVQIKFVGNLSALPSSLRAEIDRSVSLTAENKGIRFTVATNYGGREEILQACREIASQVKSGKIQVEEIDEALFSSHLYTAHVCDPDLLIRTSGEMRISNFLLWQLAYAEFYITQTLWPDFSRSEFHQALLAYQKRDRRFGKV from the coding sequence ATGACCGCCAATCAATCTACTCTCGATTACTTACCTACAGACCTAGATAGCAGCCGTTTACCCAAACACGTAGCTGTCATTATGGATGGCAACGGTAGATGGGCTAAAAACCGAGGAATGCCTCGGATTATGGGTCATCGTCGTGGGGTAGATGTTTTAAAAGATTTGTTGCGCTGTTGCCAAGATTGGGGGATTCCAGCTTTAACTGCTTACGCCTTTTCTACAGAAAATTGGGGTCGTCCCATTGAAGAAGTAGATTTTTTGATGACCCTCTTCGAGCGGGTATTGCGGCGAGAATTGGAAGAAATGAGGCAAAAAGATGTTCAGATTAAGTTTGTAGGCAATTTATCAGCTTTACCATCGTCTTTAAGGGCAGAAATTGACCGCTCAGTTAGCCTAACGGCGGAAAACAAAGGCATTCGCTTCACTGTTGCTACCAATTATGGAGGACGGGAAGAAATCTTGCAAGCTTGTCGGGAAATCGCCAGTCAAGTCAAATCAGGCAAAATTCAAGTAGAAGAGATTGATGAGGCTTTATTTAGCAGCCATCTCTATACTGCCCATGTTTGCGACCCAGATTTACTAATTCGGACTAGTGGAGAGATGCGGATTAGTAACTTTTTATTGTGGCAATTGGCTTATGCTGAGTTCTACATTACTCAAACTCTGTGGCCAGATTTTAGTCGTAGTGAGTTTCACCAAGCACTTCTAGCATACCAAAAACGCGATCGCCGCTTTGGTAAGGTTTGA
- a CDS encoding carotenoid oxygenase family protein: MSNIFPRSVLSVSREEFGDQKYNPQAKNPPLNLKVKAGKLPNDIQGHVFIVGPVGSVDSENNPDNSAVVPSADGTTLLYNGDGMIYRIDFDNIQSGVSLSTRIIKTPCYYADAATNKLTKYQDLKFHNSGITRIGSLGVRNQLNTAFLPMKFGGEDRERLLATWDAGRPYEIDPQTLEAVTPVGWDREWEEVTKLSHLPFKPPTPFKVIQTCAHPVFDPTLDNGTMFTVNSGRSLSNILSQLIPLIYVFQELFDYVKGFFDRSPITSAIMDDSEQFKVHKIEVHQETWKDKLLHILAIIIQFGRGFIDLFVGNFVDLVAWDGSGELQKWRILHHGLPINIKQSTHQIGITKDYVLIIDTAFKISIEELLPPLTKRNAEQIEKWIRNILDHPQFANNYAYIVRRRDLKPGQKFVRAKKVTIPLESAHFLVDYQNPSGQITIHFSHVCAWDAAETVSKFDFDLDASPEELQRLYGVLYGPTDISRLGCYAIDGETGKVVSKQTVMDLDLTWGPAIYTYRNNLHNSTPDRFEDIYWSSLGCWDELLMPHIIKLYEDYEYREVGIDLIEEITKQGRKSNILRLHISPLESLSASDRAPRSASDRRLQIADAYQFPDGFYVTSPQFVPSSQRSGSTDGYVVCIVHYGDGKEETNGNEIWIFDGRDLKNGPICQLWHEKLNIGFTVHSTWLEKVQERVASYYIPVEEDYRDIVAQQPEEIQDLFENWIYPQKEPLIKDDSNPLILELPKLAEIHR; this comes from the coding sequence ATGAGTAATATTTTCCCTAGATCTGTGCTGTCAGTAAGTCGCGAAGAATTTGGCGATCAAAAATATAATCCTCAAGCCAAAAATCCACCTCTAAATTTAAAAGTAAAAGCAGGTAAGTTACCTAATGATATACAGGGTCATGTATTTATTGTAGGTCCAGTTGGTTCTGTTGATTCTGAAAATAATCCTGATAACTCGGCGGTTGTTCCTAGTGCTGATGGTACAACCCTACTTTATAACGGCGATGGAATGATTTATCGAATTGATTTTGATAACATCCAATCTGGAGTATCTTTATCAACACGGATTATTAAAACACCTTGTTATTATGCCGATGCTGCTACTAATAAGCTGACTAAATATCAAGATTTAAAGTTTCACAATTCTGGCATTACTCGTATAGGGTCGCTAGGTGTGCGAAATCAACTCAATACTGCATTTCTGCCCATGAAGTTTGGGGGAGAAGATCGAGAGAGATTATTAGCTACTTGGGATGCAGGTCGTCCTTACGAGATCGATCCTCAAACCCTAGAAGCAGTAACACCAGTTGGTTGGGATCGAGAGTGGGAAGAAGTAACTAAACTTTCGCATTTACCTTTTAAACCCCCTACTCCTTTTAAGGTGATCCAAACTTGTGCCCATCCAGTTTTCGATCCCACTCTAGATAATGGGACGATGTTTACTGTTAATAGTGGACGTTCTTTATCTAATATTTTATCTCAATTAATTCCCTTGATTTACGTTTTCCAAGAGTTATTTGATTATGTCAAAGGATTTTTTGATAGATCGCCAATTACCTCAGCAATAATGGACGATTCAGAACAATTTAAAGTTCATAAAATTGAGGTTCATCAAGAAACTTGGAAAGATAAGTTATTGCATATCTTGGCAATTATTATTCAATTTGGGAGAGGTTTCATAGATTTATTTGTTGGCAACTTTGTTGACTTGGTGGCTTGGGATGGTTCAGGAGAGTTACAAAAGTGGAGAATTCTGCATCATGGGTTGCCAATTAATATTAAACAAAGTACCCATCAAATTGGTATTACTAAAGATTATGTATTAATTATCGACACAGCTTTTAAAATTTCGATAGAAGAACTTTTGCCACCTTTGACAAAACGCAATGCCGAACAGATCGAAAAGTGGATTAGAAACATTTTAGATCATCCTCAATTTGCTAATAACTATGCTTACATCGTTCGGCGGCGCGATCTCAAACCAGGACAAAAATTCGTTCGGGCGAAAAAGGTAACTATTCCTTTAGAATCAGCCCACTTTTTAGTAGATTATCAAAATCCATCGGGACAAATTACAATTCATTTTTCTCATGTTTGCGCCTGGGATGCAGCAGAAACGGTTTCTAAATTTGACTTCGATCTAGATGCTTCACCAGAAGAATTACAACGGCTTTATGGAGTTCTTTACGGACCTACAGATATTAGTCGATTAGGCTGTTATGCGATCGATGGAGAAACAGGTAAAGTAGTTAGCAAACAGACGGTGATGGATTTAGACTTGACTTGGGGACCTGCTATCTACACTTATCGCAATAATTTGCACAACTCTACTCCAGATAGATTTGAAGATATCTACTGGAGTTCTCTGGGATGTTGGGATGAATTGCTGATGCCTCATATTATTAAACTTTACGAAGATTACGAGTATCGAGAAGTGGGGATAGATTTGATCGAGGAGATTACTAAACAAGGCAGAAAGTCTAATATTTTACGGTTGCATATTTCCCCATTAGAAAGTTTATCAGCAAGCGATCGCGCTCCCCGCAGCGCAAGCGATCGCCGTTTACAAATCGCTGATGCTTACCAGTTTCCTGATGGTTTTTACGTAACTTCACCCCAGTTTGTTCCTTCTAGTCAAAGAAGTGGTTCGACGGATGGTTATGTCGTTTGTATTGTCCATTATGGAGATGGTAAAGAAGAAACTAATGGCAATGAAATCTGGATTTTTGATGGTAGAGATTTAAAAAATGGACCAATCTGTCAGCTATGGCATGAGAAATTGAATATTGGCTTTACAGTCCACTCTACCTGGCTAGAAAAAGTACAGGAACGTGTAGCTAGCTATTATATTCCCGTAGAGGAAGATTATCGAGATATAGTGGCACAGCAGCCTGAAGAAATCCAAGATTTATTTGAAAACTGGATTTATCCACAGAAAGAACCTCTAATCAAAGACGATAGCAATCCTTTGATTCTGGAGTTACCAAAACTAGCAGAAATTCATCGCTGA
- a CDS encoding NAD(P)/FAD-dependent oxidoreductase, which yields MTSLHHQIVIVGGGTAGITVAAQLQGKQQLDIAIIEPSDKHYYQPAWTLVGGGAYNIADTVKPESNYIPQGVAWIQDYVTQLDPERSTVITSQGKEISYDCLVLCPGIQINWHLIEGLPEALGTGGVCSNYAFEQAPYTWECIRNFKGGKALFTFPGTPIKCGGAPQKIMYLADDAFRSQGVRSQTEVSYLTAMGAIFPVPAYAERLLKVVERRNIPVYYQHNLKAIRPATKEAVFSVTSDSGVSEVVMTYDMLHVTPPMSAPDFIKQSPLANSAGWVDVNKDTLQHNTYPNVFSLGDASSLPTSKTAAAVRRQAPVLVANLIALLNNQNLKDKYNGYTCCPLITGYGKTIMAEFDYTNQPLSTFPFDPREERYSMWLLKRYVLPWVYWNRMLKGKAFEGDALGLKGWKP from the coding sequence ATGACATCTCTACATCATCAAATTGTTATTGTTGGGGGAGGGACGGCTGGAATTACCGTCGCTGCTCAATTACAGGGAAAACAACAGTTAGATATAGCGATAATTGAGCCATCAGACAAGCATTATTATCAACCCGCTTGGACTTTAGTCGGCGGTGGTGCATATAACATTGCAGATACAGTTAAACCAGAATCTAACTACATTCCCCAAGGTGTTGCCTGGATTCAAGATTATGTCACTCAACTAGATCCAGAGCGTAGTACAGTTATTACTAGCCAAGGAAAGGAAATTAGCTACGATTGTCTCGTATTATGTCCAGGAATCCAAATTAACTGGCATTTAATAGAAGGCTTGCCAGAAGCTTTAGGAACAGGCGGTGTTTGCAGCAACTACGCCTTTGAACAAGCCCCGTATACGTGGGAGTGCATCCGCAACTTTAAAGGCGGTAAAGCCCTATTTACCTTCCCTGGAACCCCGATTAAATGTGGGGGTGCGCCGCAGAAGATTATGTATTTGGCTGATGATGCTTTTCGTAGCCAAGGAGTGCGTTCCCAAACCGAGGTTTCCTACTTGACAGCGATGGGGGCGATTTTCCCCGTACCCGCCTACGCCGAAAGATTATTAAAAGTCGTAGAAAGGCGTAATATTCCCGTTTATTACCAGCATAATCTCAAAGCTATTCGCCCTGCTACCAAAGAAGCTGTCTTTAGCGTCACCTCTGATTCGGGCGTAAGTGAAGTCGTTATGACTTACGATATGCTCCACGTTACGCCACCGATGAGTGCCCCAGATTTTATCAAACAAAGCCCCTTAGCTAATAGCGCTGGCTGGGTAGATGTGAATAAAGACACCTTACAACACAATACCTATCCTAACGTCTTCAGCTTGGGTGATGCTTCCTCTTTACCTACCTCTAAAACTGCCGCCGCCGTTCGGAGACAAGCACCAGTATTAGTGGCAAATTTGATTGCATTACTGAATAATCAGAATTTAAAGGATAAATATAACGGCTATACTTGCTGTCCCTTAATTACAGGCTATGGGAAAACGATTATGGCTGAATTTGACTATACTAATCAGCCTTTATCTACCTTTCCATTCGATCCTAGGGAAGAACGCTATAGTATGTGGTTACTCAAACGCTATGTCTTACCTTGGGTATATTGGAACCGGATGCTTAAAGGAAAGGCTTTTGAGGGGGATGCATTAGGGTTAAAAGGTTGGAAACCATAA